The genomic interval TTCGTGGGGCGCCGATGGTGTCATCTGCGGCAGTGCGCTGGTgaaggcgctgggcgaggccaGCTCTCCGGTAAGTGAGAGTTAGGACACGGGGTCAGCCTTGCAACCGCTGCATGATCGCAACGGGTGCCGGGGAACGCAGGTGCAAGGTTGCGGACACAAAAAGCAGTCAGACTGGCTGTTCAGGCAGCACATTACTACAACATAGGGGACACCCGGAACCAGGCTTCACCACTTCGGAATTGGGGGTTTGTGTGTGCCTTCTGCCATGCACCCGCAGGCTGAGGGCCTCCAAGCTATGGAGAAGCTGGCGcgcgagctgcgggcggccactCCGTAGGCAGGGCGTTGACCGGCTGCAATTGCCATGACTTGACTCGTGATTGACCTGCGCATGCTTAAGCGGAGCAACAGGGAATGAACCAATGACTGTCGACAGGATGGAGAGGCAAGCAAGCGAACGATGTGTGTGTTTCTGTGTATGACAGTCCCTATGAGCAAGGGACGGAGTGGAGGAACGGGCTAAGAGCTGACTAAGACCCGCATGTATGGCCGTGGATAAGGATTCATACTATCAGCGTACGGATACGTGGTGGCGGTCCTGCAGGCGACGGGGTGCTGTGAGCAAAAACGGTTGTGGTGTGCTGGCATGTGCTGTCCTCTTGCCAGAGCTGTGAGCAAAAACGGCTGTGGTGTGCTGGCATGTGCTGTCCTGTTGCCAGAGCAGGCAGATGCTACCCATGCGGAGTGCACAATGTAACGGTTTCGGTATTGGCACAGCGCAGCGCAAGACCATGTGCATCCCCCTGAGCATCTCTTGTAGAATTGAGAGCAAAATGCGAGCCGTACGGTCGGGGTGCGGAACTTCGGACTGAGCACTGTCGAAGCTATCCACACGACGAAGGGAGGTGGTCCCCGTAAAAGCACGGGAGAAGTGGGCCgagcccacagccccacacaaTGTCTACCGTCTGAGGCCCGTTTCCGtggtctcctcctccacgttgCCTTGCCCGTCTGCTCCGCACATGGGCACATCAGTCACCAGGATctgcacccgtgccgccaccattacccggctcggcgccgctgccgccacgcattCCCACCAGGCtcggggctgccgccaccactaggccggggccgccgccaccaccggcctgTATTGCCGCAGATTTCGCGCGTTACCCACAGCAAATAAAAAATCCCTCGGGCCCCTTCCCAGTCCGCATGATGTGCCTTTGCTCGTAAGTTTGGAATGCCCGCGGCATTCAGCGCGGCGTGGAAGCGTATAGGGGTATCGGATGGGCGGTGCCGTGAACGAAGTGCCTCAGTGCACGCGCGTTGGTCGAGTCCCCACAGGTTAGGAGATTTGGCCCATGCGCCGGTGCACTCAGTCAAGCCTCCAGCCTTACGTCAGCGCTGGCACGCTGTCCGTTGCCCCTGCGCGGAGACGTCGCGCTTGGGCGTGCTGGCCAGGGGAAACGTCCTGCCGTGCCGCCCTTCCACTGCCGACAGTGGCACTGACTTCGCCTGAACTTCAAGCAAACACTTCGAGATCACGAAACTGCAGAGCTTTCGCGTTGCGCTAAGCCCGGCCTGGCGCCCACGGCGCAGGACATTCACTACTCAGCTATGCAGTTACTTATGAACTCAAGCTACAAGCAGATTCTACTATGTTAGCGGTATCTGGAACGGTAATGCATCACAGAACCGGGGCGCTTGGAGAACATCCCTCGCGCACAGCGTCATATCGCCCGCGCCTGTCCGTGTAAGTAGCCGCTCTTACAGCTGGTGTTTTGTTTGTTCCAAAATCTGAGACACCGGCCAGTTTGGCAGGCCTGTGTCCAACTTGCATGGAAATGGCCCATCAGAGGCGGAGTCTCAAGGGCCGTCGCTTTCCTTGCACTCCCTCTTTCTTTGTGCCCACACAGTCACCATGCCGCCGAAGTTTGACCCCAGTGATGTGGTggaggtgtgcgtgcgtgtgaccggtggtgaggtgggtgccgcctcctcgctggcCCCTAAGATTGGTCCGCTGGGTCTGTCCCCCAAGAAGATTGGTGAGGACATCGCTAAGGAGACCCTGAAGGACTGGAAGGGCCTGCGCATCACCGTCAAGCTCACTGTCCAGAACCGTCAGGCGAAGATTTCGGTCATTccctcggcggccgcgctggtcATCAAGGCCCTGAAGGAGCCCGCCCGCGACCGCAAGAAGGTACTACCGTGGGACACGTTTGGCGCCTAGCAGCGGGGATTTAAGGGCAAGAAagccgccggcatcaccatggtcgccgccgggccggcgcccTGCATAAATGGCCGCTTCATAAATACCAGTGCAAGCACGGCTGTTAAAAATGCTATCCAGGCTGCCTAATAGAGGGTTGGGCGGGACAGAAGGGCGTCGTCTTGGGGCACCGAGCGCATTCGGCTCACCGCGAACACGGTTTCTGCCTCGCAGGAGAAGAACATCAAGCACACTGGCAGCGTGACGATGTCGGACATCATCGAGATTGCCCGCGTcatgcggccgcgcagctgcgccaagGACCTGGCGAACGGCTGCAAGGAGATCCTGGGGACAGCCGTGTCGGTCGGCTGCAAGGTGGACGGCAAGGACCCCCGCGACGTCATCTCCGCCGTGAGTCCTTGTCGGGCTTGGGGGCATGCGCGGGGCTGGATTTCGGCGGGCCATACCGCGTGGGGGTGAGGCcgcgcggggaggagggggctttGTGGGCTAGCACCAAACCAGCTGAGCAGGCGCGACGCGtcgctccgcagcagcggtgatggcccccgcaccggcagctgtTGTGTCGGCAGTTGCGGCGTGGCAACGGGGCGGCATCTGCAGGAGTGCTgaacagcggctgcgggccattTCGGGgtcgccagcaggcagcagagcTGGACGGAATGGAACAGGCGCTCATtaccgctgcgccgccaaacacagcagctgcgccacgagctgcagcagctcgccgtgGTGCATGCTAGgaggcgccagctgcccgggGCGGAGTCGGGCCGGCGGGTGCGAGCAGCAGTACCTATGAGGTAGCAGCATGAAAGCGGGGCGGCACtccgcgcgggcgggcagtcgGGCAATACGTGCATGCCACTTTCGTacgttgcagcagctgcactcgGAGTGCTGAGGCTCTGGCGCGTCCTTACGTTTAGGCGGAGGCAGGGTAGCACACGACCTGCTCTCAGCCTGGGGAgacgctgcgcggctgctgcgggttcCGGCGCAGCCATTGCTCGCGATCAGCGCAGTGGTGCTGCCAGGTCCCTACATCTGGCGGCCCGCTGACGCCCAGCGGAGAATGGTGGCAGCGTGGAAGCTATGGCTATGGAAACGACGTGTCACAGGCGAGCGGCGGATTGCCACAGCAATGGCACtattcagcagcagcagcagcagcgtgcacgCAGCAGCATACCTGTACGGTGGAGCAGTTCAGCAGCTGACGCAGGGGCTGGGTGCCGGCTCCCTTTCCTATGTTGGCGGAAAGCTCCTAACGCGCTGCCCTTCTGTATGTGCCTCGAACGCGCCCTGCAGATCGACGACGGCGCCATCGAGATCCCCGACGCTTAAGCGCGGGGCgtgttgcagcggcagggaaGAGCAGCTGATGATGATCAAGGGTGTGCTGTAACGTCTGTGCGAAGTAAATGCGCCTCTCTTCCTGGGACTGGGGTGCAGAGCGGAGTAGATtcagcctcagcagcgggggcgggggcagccggcagcagatTCAGAGCTGCACGAGCAGAGGAGCAGCAGTCGGCGCTACGTCATGGGCGCGTCTCTGTCAGCGTGGCAGCAGGAGTTCAGCTGACAGAATGCCTCGagtgctgccagcggccgggAGAGCCGGACATTGCACATGTCAGTGCTTGCTACGCGAactgctggcgggcgagcaATACGAACTGGTGCGTGGGGTCGGGAGCAAAGTATCCATGGCACGTTGACGGCGAATTCGGTTTTCTCGGGGAGACACCAATCATTCATAGCAAACAACGCAAAGTACGTGTTTGGGAATGCACCTGTTAGGAAACCGCATACCCAGTGCAAGTACTacagcagcccacagcagcaacaaatATTCAGCGCTTGTCAGAGCTCAGCCTCAGGCAGGCATCTGAACCTTTCGCCGGTGAGTTCCTGGCACGTGTGCATGTCCGTGCCGTTCTCCTCTTACCGCACCTATCCTTGCTGTCCTCCTGTTGCTCTTCCTAATGCACGATGCCGCCACACGTGCCTAACCCACTAATCCCTACTGCTAGTGCATCTGCGTGCCTTGCTAGCTTCCAATCAATAGCTATGGACGGCGGAGCGTGTGCCCCTACGTGGACCCGACTTCGCAACATCCGCTACAGTCATGCACCTTCGGACTGCAAATGCGCAGGCGGTCCGCAACGCGCGATGGCCGGCCCCATGCAGCTTCTTAGAGCGGACGGAGAGCAacagggggcggcagccaggcggtGCTCAGGCGTGGCCCATGAGGATGTCCGACATGTGGCCGCGCGCCCGGTTGACCTGGTAGCTGCTGCGAGCGGCGAAGAAGCTGGCCTTGGACTCGggcgtcggcgcggcggcggcggcccgctgcggcgcggcggggcgctcgGTGCTCAGCTGCGGAGCAGACCAGAAGGAGGGTCAGCGTCAGCGAGCGCTGTGGACAGAGTGCTACGATTTGATTCATGGTGTCAGGGGGTCGCACAGCCTGGGCGACCCGTCGCACGTGCAGTGCTGTGGCGTGAGAGCTAGTTTGTGCCTGTGCGGAACACGCCTCCAGTAGTGGAGCCCTCCGCACCTTGTACTCTGCGGGGCAGATGCCGCCCGAGTGGCGGTACCGCACCACGTCGTCGTGTGCGGCACGGCTGAGGTCGTAGCCGGTGCGGGACAGAGTCTTCTTGCCGACCAGCACGCACGCGGGCGCCGTGCTGGGGCGCCCGGTGTTGACGAACACGTCTGCGGAAGAATGAGAACGAGGCATGATGGGCTTGAAAACTAAGGCGGAAGACTATTGTTTCTCGCTACGATGGCAGTGCCAGTATGGGAGCCGTGCCGATGTGTGCGACTGAAGACGAGGTAGTGGGGCGGGCTCACCCCGGCGTGCCGTGGACACAAGGGCGTATTGGTGCTCCTCCTCCGGTCGGTTGGACGCCGGCACCATGCCGAAGACGCGGTCCGTGCGgtacgccggcgcggcagtccCTGGCCGCTTCATGGGCTTGTGCTGTGGTGACTGCAAGCATAAAGAACAGCGCAGCACCGATTAGTAAAAAGGCCGTGTGGACTGCAGGCCGGAGCTGCCTGACTTTGTACATACTTCAAAGCTTTGCGAGAGCGTTTGGATGATTTAATGAAGGGAAACATGCAGGCACGCCATCCCGTGTAAGCGCGCACTCGAACCGAATTGCTCCCTGCGCCATGTTTGCTCACCTCCACGGCCACcgacacaccgccgcccatgaGATTACCGAGGTACGAGCGCTCCGACAGCCGCAGGCCCACCGGCTTGGCAGCGGACTCGGGAACAGTGGAGCTCATGTTGTGGTTGAGCACCGTGTTCCTGCGAAATTTTCACAGCAAAAGGGGTTGGCGGAATGCAGGACTCGCCGAGataggtgggtgggcgtgtgatCGCCGCGGGTGAGCGGAAGTGCCCTGAAGTGCCGAAGTGCACTGGGCCAgcttgctactgctgcggctgtattGCCCTCATGTCCCCAGCCCTCATATGATTTCCTAGATGCATCTCACTCACATTTGGCTTTTGAAGCTGGAGGACGGCACGAAGTGCTTGGACGTGCGGaactcccactcccgctcaTCCGGTGGTGGGGCACCCTTCCCTTTCGCAGGACGGACCAGGTTGCGCGTGGCGTTGAGCAGCCCAGCCCCGTCGGCAGGCGGCGTCTGCGCATGGATGAGGGAGCAAATCGATTAAGCACTCATGTCGTAGCATATGTAACGATCTGTGCTCGCGGGTACTTGCTCCCAACTATcactgcagggcaggggcggggttcCCCTGCCTCAGGGAAAGGGCACCCCGCGCACTCAAGTCGGACCCTGTCATACCTGCAGGCCTTTCCGCAGCCTCCTTGGAACATACTCTATCGAAGAGCGCACTGGCTCGTAATGGGCAACAGCGTCTGCGAAACACGCAGACAGAGCACAGGGCATCACTACCTGCAGCGACTTCCTGACGCTTTTTACTCCAGCCGCAAGTCCCGATACGTAAACGTTGCGGAGAAcgccagccacgcacgcaTTTCTGGATTTGGGTGCAAGCGCCATTTCAATTGAAGGCTGAGCTCGCGCTCACGGCCGGGAGGACCACGTACCAGCGCGAGGCGAGTTCGGCATCTATCAGACTTGCAGGCAATTGCAGAGGTGATATATGCGCGAGCGCCTTCTTGCGCACCGATTGGCTACTGTGGGTTCTTGAAGTGTTGTGCAAATAAGCGTAATTATGTAAAGCGGTGAAGTTTAATTCATGCTCAGTAGAAGGCTGACGGACCTCGAAGGCCGGGCGCACGTACGGCCGAGTTGCAACTGGCACAATCACTCAGTAACTCTCGTCACG from Chlamydomonas reinhardtii strain CC-503 cw92 mt+ chromosome 12, whole genome shotgun sequence carries:
- a CDS encoding ribosomal protein L12; the protein is MPPKFDPSDVVEVCVRVTGGEVGAASSLAPKIGPLGLSPKKIGEDIAKETLKDWKGLRITVKLTVQNRQAKISVIPSAAALVIKALKEPARDRKKEKNIKHTGSVTMSDIIEIARVMRPRSCAKDLANGCKEILGTAVSVGCKVDGKDPRDVISAIDDGAIEIPDA